One Pseudomonadota bacterium genomic window, GCTGGCACATGCCGCGTTGCTCGGAATCGCGCTGGGTTTTCTGTTGGAGGTGGACCTCATCGCCGGCGTTGCCGTCGTCTGTGTCGTCGTGGCGTTGGTGGTTGGCGCGATGCAGCGCCGCGGCATGTTGGCTACCGACACGCTGCTCGGCATCATGGCGCACAGTACACTCGCCTTCGGGCTCGTCGTCATGGCGTTTATGCCCAATGTGCGCGTTGACCTCATCGGCTATCTTTTCGGCGATATCCTGGCCGTCGGCATCAGCGACATCATCTGGATCTACGCCGGTGGCGCCGCTGTGCTGATCGCCGCGGGGCTGCTTTGGCGGCGCCTGCTGGCGCTCACCGTGCATGAGGAACTGGCCGAGGTCGAAGGGGTCAATGTCGCGGCGGTGCGGCTTACCTTCATGGTCCTGCTGGCCCTGGTCATCGCCGTTGCCATGAAGGTGGTCGGCATCATGCTGATCACCTCGCTTCTGATCATTCCCGCCGCTACCGCACGG contains:
- the znuB gene encoding zinc ABC transporter permease subunit ZnuB; amino-acid sequence: MLDDFMVRAVVAGIGVALVAGPLGCFVVWRRMAYYGDTLAHAALLGIALGFLLEVDLIAGVAVVCVVVALVVGAMQRRGMLATDTLLGIMAHSTLAFGLVVMAFMPNVRVDLIGYLFGDILAVGISDIIWIYAGGAAVLIAAGLLWRRLLALTVHEELAEVEGVNVAAVRLTFMVLLALVIAVAMKVVGIMLITSLLIIPAATARRFTRTPEQMAVAAALIGCLSVLIGLGASLTYDTPSGPSVVVATFILFLISRLPGLGRAAA